One Rhodothermales bacterium DNA window includes the following coding sequences:
- a CDS encoding DUF1501 domain-containing protein, with translation MTKRERDILRQGGHRHGACLHHGHAHEQDHAAWSRRDFLTRMGLAAAGTVLTVGNHTVRAFGQSRLLGALQQSGSDRILILIQMNGGNDGLNMVVPVENDIYYNNRPTIAIPKSSAVLLDNETGLHPAMSPLENLWMDGRMAVVHNVGYENQTRSHFEGTVNWSTGRDQGAPESTGWLARYLINENPNFFSNPLDYPLAVRVGGPATLFQSSSGNLAVTFSDASDLDRFVEQGGFYDTENVPATLYGDELAYIRSVTNASFRYVESVQNATQAGSNLSGYPDSGLSSSLAVIARMLRGGLPTNLYTVSRGGFDTHSNQGGPQGGHASLLGDIAQSVAAFMADLEQDGLDQRVVVMTFSEFGRTLRENGSGGTDHGAGAPMMLFGAGLAGGLYGTQSDLLDLYGGDPRYTTDYRAVYSTLMQDWLGLEGDVVDTVLGGTFSRLDFVENRASVGVDDPVVPRSFELHQNYPNPFNPSTQIRFDLPASAHVRLTVYDIEGRRVTTLIDRTVASGSHAIDFHADALPSGTYLYQLQTGSSVLNRKMILAK, from the coding sequence ATGACGAAACGTGAAAGAGATATTTTGCGGCAAGGCGGCCATCGTCACGGCGCCTGCCTGCACCACGGCCATGCGCACGAACAGGATCATGCGGCCTGGTCAAGGCGCGACTTCCTGACGCGGATGGGCCTCGCGGCTGCAGGTACCGTCCTGACCGTCGGGAACCACACCGTCCGTGCATTCGGACAGTCACGACTGCTCGGCGCACTGCAGCAGTCAGGATCAGATCGGATTCTGATTCTGATCCAGATGAATGGCGGCAACGACGGCCTCAACATGGTCGTGCCCGTCGAGAATGACATCTACTACAACAACCGTCCGACGATCGCCATCCCAAAGAGCTCGGCCGTCCTGCTCGACAACGAAACGGGACTGCACCCGGCGATGAGTCCGCTTGAGAATCTGTGGATGGATGGTCGGATGGCAGTGGTTCACAACGTTGGATACGAGAATCAAACGCGCAGCCACTTTGAGGGCACGGTAAACTGGTCAACCGGTCGCGATCAGGGGGCACCCGAGAGCACGGGTTGGCTTGCACGCTATCTGATCAACGAGAATCCGAACTTCTTTTCGAATCCACTGGACTATCCGCTGGCGGTTCGCGTCGGCGGGCCGGCGACGCTATTCCAGAGTAGCTCGGGCAACCTGGCGGTTACGTTTAGTGACGCGAGTGATCTCGACAGATTTGTGGAGCAAGGTGGCTTCTACGACACGGAGAATGTGCCGGCTACCCTCTACGGCGACGAGCTTGCATACATCCGCAGCGTGACGAACGCTTCGTTCCGCTATGTCGAGTCTGTGCAAAATGCTACCCAGGCCGGCAGCAACCTCTCCGGCTATCCGGACAGCGGACTCTCCTCGTCGCTGGCCGTCATCGCACGGATGCTTCGTGGCGGACTTCCGACCAATCTCTACACCGTATCCAGGGGTGGGTTCGACACCCATTCCAACCAGGGCGGACCGCAGGGTGGGCATGCGTCACTACTCGGTGACATTGCTCAGTCCGTGGCCGCTTTCATGGCTGACCTCGAGCAGGATGGGCTCGACCAACGTGTCGTCGTCATGACGTTCTCTGAGTTCGGGCGCACGCTTCGCGAGAACGGCTCCGGTGGTACGGACCACGGCGCCGGCGCGCCTATGATGCTCTTCGGGGCGGGTCTAGCCGGTGGTCTCTACGGCACCCAGTCCGACCTCCTCGACCTCTATGGTGGCGACCCCAGGTATACAACCGACTATCGGGCCGTGTACTCCACCCTCATGCAGGACTGGCTGGGGCTGGAGGGCGACGTTGTCGACACCGTACTGGGCGGCACGTTTTCACGCCTCGATTTCGTGGAGAACCGAGCCTCGGTTGGAGTCGACGACCCCGTGGTTCCCCGATCGTTCGAGCTGCACCAGAACTACCCGAACCCGTTCAATCCAAGCACCCAGATTCGTTTCGATCTGCCGGCCAGCGCTCACGTCAGGCTGACGGTCTACGACATCGAAGGACGTCGCGTGACGACGCTCATTGATCGAACCGTCGCGTCCGGGAGTCATGCGATCGACTTCCATGCCGACGCACTTCCTTCCGGCACGTATCTCTACCAGCTGCAGACAGGCTCAAGCGTGCTGAATCGGAAGATGATCCTTGCGAAGTAA
- a CDS encoding DUF1800 domain-containing protein: MSRKTTYAPTGTATTASSGSLSLAPYSGSWTRVQARHLVARTGFGALKRDVDRALNDGSVGAAVDRLVNEAIASPLPEAPSWYASGSNTGVNEIYDLQKSWFNDMRTIGLIEKMTLLWHNHLPTQWSINQNKTSLSVGHIMYDYYKLLRQNAVGNYRELVRRTGLNASMHLYLDGYLNRVGQANENFARELLELFTMSQYGPSGELNYSEEDIKEIARALTGWAVTQNRTTSFDPSLHDGGAKTFFGRTGAFKYDDVIDIIFEERTPAIAHYIARKLYTFFVHAIPDDTVVADIASELIAADFEVAPVLRKVLKSEHFYRATVIGARIKSPVEFVLGFLREVEVVPTQALWEELREVLSAINLGQELLNPPNVAGWPGLNPPDASGNPGHHTWLTTSTLPDRWTVASDVLYQRNGASYDPFELVSKVSDPSDPYRIAIDLATVLIPLPLSETGIREVSEPFAGDPSLLPGYVVNAPAHEQNLVKLLLDSTPYHEWPIIIDDSNPRVEEARSLLRAYLGYLIALPAYQLT; the protein is encoded by the coding sequence ATGTCGAGAAAAACGACGTACGCTCCGACCGGTACGGCCACCACAGCCTCATCCGGCTCCCTATCGCTCGCCCCTTATTCGGGATCGTGGACCAGGGTGCAGGCACGACACCTCGTCGCACGCACAGGATTCGGCGCACTGAAGCGTGACGTCGACCGCGCGCTCAACGACGGCAGCGTTGGCGCCGCTGTCGATCGACTCGTCAACGAAGCAATCGCATCTCCCCTGCCCGAAGCTCCGTCGTGGTACGCATCGGGCTCCAACACCGGCGTCAATGAGATCTATGATCTGCAGAAGTCGTGGTTCAACGACATGCGGACCATCGGCCTCATCGAAAAGATGACTTTGCTCTGGCACAACCATCTGCCGACACAATGGAGTATCAATCAGAACAAGACGTCGCTGTCGGTCGGACACATTATGTACGACTACTACAAGCTGCTTCGCCAGAACGCAGTCGGTAACTACCGTGAACTGGTTCGGCGGACCGGCCTCAACGCATCGATGCATCTGTACCTGGATGGCTATCTCAACAGGGTCGGACAGGCCAACGAAAACTTTGCGCGCGAGCTGCTCGAGCTCTTCACGATGAGCCAGTATGGACCGTCAGGCGAACTGAACTATTCCGAGGAAGACATCAAGGAGATCGCCCGTGCGCTTACCGGATGGGCGGTGACACAGAACCGGACGACCTCGTTCGACCCGTCATTGCACGACGGCGGGGCCAAGACATTTTTCGGCCGCACCGGAGCGTTCAAGTACGACGACGTCATCGACATCATATTCGAGGAGCGGACGCCCGCCATCGCCCACTACATCGCGAGAAAACTGTACACGTTCTTTGTACACGCGATTCCCGACGACACCGTTGTGGCCGATATCGCGTCCGAGCTCATTGCAGCGGACTTCGAAGTCGCGCCCGTATTGCGCAAGGTGTTGAAGAGCGAGCACTTTTATCGTGCGACGGTTATCGGAGCTCGGATTAAGAGTCCGGTTGAATTTGTCCTCGGATTTCTTCGCGAAGTGGAAGTGGTGCCGACCCAGGCGCTATGGGAGGAACTGCGAGAAGTGCTTAGCGCGATCAACCTCGGACAGGAGCTTCTCAATCCGCCGAACGTGGCGGGCTGGCCCGGACTGAACCCGCCGGATGCAAGCGGCAACCCCGGACATCACACCTGGCTGACGACCAGCACCCTGCCGGACCGCTGGACCGTCGCCAGCGACGTCCTGTACCAGCGGAATGGTGCAAGCTATGATCCATTCGAGCTCGTTTCCAAGGTTTCCGACCCCTCTGACCCGTACCGGATCGCCATCGATCTCGCGACAGTTCTGATCCCGCTTCCATTGTCGGAAACGGGAATTCGCGAGGTTTCGGAGCCGTTTGCAGGCGACCCTTCGCTGCTGCCGGGCTACGTGGTGAACGCACCCGCGCACGAGCAAAACCTCGTCAAGCTGCTGTTGGACAGCACGCCGTATCACGAGTGGCCGATCATCATCGACGATAGCAACCCACGGGTCGAGGAAGCACGCAGCCTGCTTCGTGCCTATCTCGGTTATCTGATTGCATTGCCTGCCTATCAGCTCACCTAG
- the serS gene encoding serine--tRNA ligase: protein MLDLNAVREHPDIAKSAIRDKGHGDMKIVDDLLEADARRREELSALQKLQARSNEVSREIGTHMRDGRKEEAQRLIAETAELKKQVQELEESSRATEALVESLMLELPNVPHASVPRGTSADENQVLSEQGVKPTFDFKPRMHWDLAAALEIVDFERGSKVAGAGFPFYVGAGARLQRALVSFFLDLAVSEGGYREIQPPLVVNAASATGTGQLPDKEDMMYEIVRDELYLIPTSEIPVTNFLRDEIVAEADLPIKFCAYSACFRREAGSYGKHVRGLNRLHQFDKVELVQFTHPDRSYDALEAMTSDAERAIERLGLPFRRLLMCTGDMGFSQAKKYDLEIWSAGQERWLEVSSISNLEAFQARRTRTRYRPAGEKKVDFVHTLNGSALALPRTVAAILENNQRSDGTIDVPPVLQPYFGGSLID from the coding sequence TCGCGAAATCAGCCATCCGTGACAAGGGACACGGTGACATGAAGATCGTCGACGACCTGCTCGAAGCCGATGCCCGACGACGTGAGGAACTCAGTGCCCTCCAGAAGCTGCAGGCGCGGTCAAACGAGGTGTCGCGGGAGATCGGGACCCACATGCGCGATGGGCGCAAGGAAGAGGCACAGCGCCTGATAGCAGAAACGGCCGAACTGAAGAAGCAGGTGCAGGAGCTGGAGGAGTCGTCTCGAGCGACGGAAGCACTTGTCGAATCTCTCATGCTGGAGCTTCCAAACGTCCCCCATGCGTCGGTGCCCAGAGGCACCTCGGCCGACGAAAACCAGGTGCTGTCGGAGCAGGGAGTCAAACCGACCTTCGATTTCAAACCCCGGATGCACTGGGATCTGGCCGCTGCACTGGAGATCGTTGATTTCGAGCGGGGATCGAAGGTCGCGGGCGCCGGATTTCCTTTCTACGTCGGCGCAGGGGCACGATTGCAGCGCGCTCTGGTATCGTTCTTCCTAGACCTTGCCGTGTCCGAAGGCGGCTATCGAGAAATTCAGCCTCCTCTCGTAGTAAACGCGGCATCCGCGACCGGTACAGGACAGCTTCCCGACAAGGAAGACATGATGTACGAAATCGTTCGTGACGAACTCTACCTCATTCCGACTTCAGAGATACCCGTTACGAACTTCCTGCGCGACGAGATCGTCGCGGAAGCCGATCTGCCCATCAAGTTTTGTGCGTACTCGGCCTGCTTTCGACGAGAGGCCGGCTCGTACGGCAAGCACGTCCGCGGACTCAATCGACTGCACCAGTTCGATAAGGTCGAGCTCGTCCAGTTTACTCACCCCGACCGCAGCTACGATGCGCTCGAGGCGATGACGTCGGATGCGGAGAGAGCGATTGAACGGCTTGGGCTGCCCTTCCGGCGACTCCTGATGTGCACGGGTGACATGGGATTCAGCCAGGCCAAGAAATACGACCTGGAGATCTGGAGTGCAGGTCAGGAGCGATGGCTCGAGGTCTCGTCGATTTCAAATCTTGAAGCCTTCCAGGCCCGACGAACGCGGACGCGATATCGGCCCGCGGGTGAGAAAAAGGTGGACTTCGTCCACACACTGAATGGGAGCGCCCTCGCACTTCCGCGCACCGTTGCCGCCATCCTGGAGAACAATCAACGTTCCGACGGCACCATCGACGTGCCGCCCGTTCTTCAACCCTACTTCGGCGGATCGTTAATCGACTGA